In Paroedura picta isolate Pp20150507F chromosome 6, Ppicta_v3.0, whole genome shotgun sequence, one genomic interval encodes:
- the CHORDC1 gene encoding cysteine and histidine-rich domain-containing protein 1, producing MAQLCYNRGCGQRFDPEDNTDVSCTYHPGVPVFHDALKGWSCCKRRTTDFSDFLSIAGCTKGSHNSEKPPAPVKPEVKTTSERKELADLKPKFEEHIIQAPKPVEAIRRPSPDEPMTYLPLKVSASLKQALDKLKLSSENEIKKEEDSDEIKIGTSCKNGGCTKTYEGPESTEEECTYHSGVPIFHEGMKYWSCCRRKTSDFNTFLAQEGCARGTHVWIKKDVGKKMVPCRHDWHQTGGEVTISIYAKNSIPELSRVEANSTMLNIHIVFEGDKEFNQALSLWGVIDVKRSYVTMTATKIELIMRKAEPMLWAGLELPASKLQPKRQQDIAEQA from the exons ATGGCTCAGCTCTGCTACAACCGGGGCTGCGGGCAGCGCTTTGACCCTGAGGACAACACGGACG tgtcgTGCACGTATCATCCGGGTGTGCCAGTCTTTCACGATGCTCTTAAA GGCTGGTCATGTTGCAAGAGGAGAACAACTGACTTCTCTGATTTCCTAAGCATTGCG GGTTGCACGAAGGGCTCCCATAACAGTGAGAAACCACCCGCGCCCGTCAAGCCCGAAGTTAAAACTACCTCTGAGCGAAAAGAGCTCGCTGACTTGAAACCTAAATTTGAAGAACACATCATTCAGGCGCCAAAGCCAGTGGAAGCAATTCGGAGGCCCAG CCCAGATGAGCCGATGACTTACTTGCCGCTGAAGGTATCGGCTTCTTTGAAGCAGGCGCTAGACAAGCTCAAATTGTCATCGGAGAACGAAATTAAAAAAG AAGAGGATAGCGATGAAATAAAGATTGGGACTTCGTGTAAAAACGGGGGCTGTACAAAG ACATACGAAGGCCCAGAGAGCACGGAAGAAGAATGCACCTACCATTCAGGTGTGCCTATATTCCACGAAGG GATGAAGTACTGGAGTTGCTGCCGGAGGAAAACGTCGGACTTCAACACCTTCTTGGCCCAAGAGGGCTGTGCGAGAGGAACACACGTGTGGATTAAGAAAGATGTT GGGAAAAAGATGGTTCCCTGCAGGCACGATTGGCATCAGACTGGAGGGGAGGTGACCATTTCAATCTATGCCAAGAACTCCATCCCTGAACTCAGCCGTGTGGAAGCAAACAGCACGATG ctaaatatccataTTGTGTTTGAAGGCGACAAGGAGTTCAACCAGGCTCTGAGTTTATGGGGA GTGATCGACGTGAAAAGGAGCTACGTCACCATGACGGCTACAAAGATCGAGCTCATCATGCGGAAAGCGGAGCCCATGTTGTGGGCCGGCCTGGAACTCCCGGCGTCCAAACTTCAGCCGAAACGGCAGCAAGACATCGCCGAGCAAGCGTGA